Genomic DNA from Fodinicurvata sp. EGI_FJ10296:
CTATAAGCCCGATTTGCCGTATATTCCCGGTACCGAAGGTGTCGGACGCGTACTCGCGGTGGGCAAGAGCGAGCGCGCCCGCGCCTGGGTCAGCGAAGGCGATATCGTCATGATCACGCCCGGCGAGAACTGGATTGAAAGGCGGAACCTTCGTTACGACACGATCGTCAAGCTCAGCGCCGATCTGGCGCCGGAGCAAATCGCCATGCTCAAGGTCAATCCGGGTACGGCCTATGCGCTGTTGCGGCTTGTCACCGATCTGAAGCCCGGCGAAACGATCATTCAGAACGCGGCCAATTCCAATGTCGGCCGATGCATCTCCAGTTTTGCGGCGGCCTTTGGTTTCCGTACGGTGAACATCGTTCGCCGCAAGGAAGTCGTCGACGAAGTCAAAAGCTATGGTGGTCATACCGTCGTTGTGGACCACAAGCTGGGTCTGGATCCGCAGACACTGGCGGCGGCGGTCCGGGACGAGATTGGCGACACGCCGATCCGTTACGCATTCGACGCCGTGGGTGGAACGTCAACCGAACGCCTGGCAGCATGTCTCGTCGAAGGCGGAACGATCATCAATTACGGCGCGCTGGCAGGACGGCCGTGCCAGATCTGGCCGACTTTCCTGATTTTCAAGGATATCAAGGTCCAGGGTTTCTGGGTGCCGCGCCTTTTCGACCAGTTCCCGATCGAACGCATGATGTCGATGTATGGTGAGATTCTCGACCATATCGCCCATCACAAGATGCCGCTTGATCCCGCGGCGCGGTTCAGCTTCGATCAACTGGATGAAGCCCTGTCGATGGCGATGCGCCAGCAGGGCGGCAGCAAGGTCATCCTGTCGCCGTAGACAGCACCGGCCCCGGCGCTGCCGGTTCATGTGGTATCTGCAGTTTCGCCCGTTTCTTCTTGAAATCGGCTGTATTTCAAGAGATGAAAGGGTATGGCGGAATGGCGTGGATCAGCACCGGCCGGGTCGTCCTCCGACGGATCGACCACCCGAAAGCGTAAATCCGGGGGCTCGAAATCAGGGGGAACCAAATCCGGAACGCGGCGAGCGCCGCATCCGGCCGGGTCCGCGCGTGCGGATTCCGGCCAGTCCCGTCGTGGGGGGCAGTCCCGACCGGGGGGATTAACGGCGCCGGCCAAACCGAAGCCGCGCTCCCGACCCGCTGGCACGACGGCGAAATCCTCTGCATCGCCCTCAAGGTCGCGCGGCAAAGCCGGCGCGCGAAAAGGAACCCAATGGTCTTCGTGGTTCGGCCAGGGCCGGGGCCGGAGCGGGCGGAAGGCGACCCGACGGAGCGGCGGCGGCTCTGTACCGGCGCGGATTTTCAGGTTCGTCGGCAAATGGATGGCAGTCGCCGCGATCTGGCTCTTCGTCCTCGTTACCGGCGCCGTCATCTGGCTCGCCCACGATCTGCCCTCGATCGACAACGTGGCGCTGGAAGACGACCGTCCCTCGATCACGGTTGCTGCCCGCGACGGGACCCTTGTGTCGCGCTATGGCGCGTTCAACGGCGACCGGATCAACGTGGCCGATCTGCCGCCGCATGTTCCGGAGGCCGTCCTGGCCATCGAAGACCGGCGCTTTCATTACCATTTCGGCATCGATCCAATTGGCCTCGCTCGGGCGGCGTGGACGAACTGGCGCTCCGGGCGCGTGGTTCAGGGCGGTTCGACGATCACCCAGCAATTGGCAAAGGTCCTGTTCCTGACGCCGGAGCGCACCTTGCGCCGCAAGGTGCAGGAGGCTTTGCTGGCCCTGTGGCTGGAGGTGAACTACAGCAAGGAAGAATTGCTGTCGGCCTATCTGAACCGCGTCTATCTGGGCGCCGGGACCTATGGCATCGATGCAGCGGCACGCGCTTATTATGGCGTCCCGTCGCGCGATCTGACCCTGCGCCAGTCGGCCACGATCGCCGGGTTGATCAGGGCACCGTCCCGGTATGCACCGACTCATGCGCCGGAACGGGCCGAGGCGCGCTCACGTATCGTACTCGGCGCCATGGCCGATGCCGGTTTCATCAGCGGCGAGCAACTCCGGACCGCCCTGGCGGCGCCGCCGCCTGCCACCGTCCGGCCCGTGGCCGGTACGGCGGGCCGCTATTTCGGCGACTGGATCGTCGATATGGTGCCGGAGTATGTCGGCCGCGATGCTGGCGATCTGGTCGTTGAAACGACCATGGACAGCCGGCTTCAGCGGTTCGCGGCCACGGCCCTGACCGAGGGGCTGGACGCCTATGGCGTGCCGGGCCTTCAGGGAGCCCTGATCGCGATGGATCACGACGGCGCGGTCCGGGCGCTGATCGGCGGCCGGTCCTATGCCGACAGCCAGTTCAATCGGGCCACCCAGGCGCGCCGTCAGCCGGGATCGGCGTTCAAGCCGTTCGTTTATCTGGCCGCGCTGGAACAGGGATATCGCCCCCATACCATCATCAATGACGGCCCGATCTCCATAAACGGCTATGCGCCGGGGAATTTTGGCGGCCACTATTACGGGCCGATGACGCTGACGGCGGCGGCGGCCCGCTCGGCGAATTCGGTTGCGGTTCAACTCGCCAACAGGGTCGGAATTCGAACCGTGATCGACGCGGCGCGGCGCGCTGGAATCGTCAGCGACCTCAACACCGATCTCAGCCTTGCTCTGGGCACCAGTGAAGTCACGTTGCTGGAACTGACGGCGGCTTATACGGCATTTCCGACGCGCGGGCGGCCGGGTTGGCCGTATGGCGTACGGTCGGTTACAGACCGCGGTGGCGACCTGCTTTTTCGCCGCGACGGCAGCGGGCCCGGTGAGACCATTCGACCCTGGCATGCGGAGGAAATGAACGCGATGCTGTCGGCCGTCGTCACCGACGGAACCGGCCGCGCGGCTGATCCGGGCCGGCCGGCCGCCGGTAAGACCGGCACCACCCAGGACGGCCGCGATGCCTGGTTCGTCGGATATACCGGCGACATGGCGATCGGCGTCTGGGTCGGGCGCGACGATGCCAGCCCCGTTGAGGATCTGACCGGCAGCGGCTTGCCAGCGGAGATCTGGCGGCGCTTCGCGATCGAGGCGCATGAGGGGCTGGCGGTTTCGTCCTTCCCCGGCGCCGGGACCGGTACCATGCAGGCGGCGCCTTCCGCCACCCCGCAACCTGCCACCTCTCGGCAGGACCAGGGAGACGATGATCTGGACCGGGACGGATTCGGCGGGTTGCTGGACAGCCTGCTGGGCGGCTGATCGCGCGGCGTGGTCAGAGACCCAGCCGATCCAGCGTGGACTCGATCCCACGGGCATAGCTGGTGTCCCAATAACGGACATGAACCAGCAGCGGGTAGATCAGATACAGGTCGCGCCGGATATCGAAGAAGGCCGGATCCAGTCCCCGGCGCTCGCGATAGCGATCGAAGAACCGTTGGCCGAAGGTGTTGAACATCGTGATGAAGGCAAGTTCGATCTCCGGGTGTCCCCAGTAGATCGCCGGGTCGATCAGTGCGGCGATCCGGCCGTCGCGCGCGATCACGTTGCCCGTCCACACATCGCCGTGCAGCAGGCTTGGATGGTCGGGTTCGGTCAGATACCTGTCCAGTCGGCCGGCGAGCGTTTCCAGCCGGCGGCGAAGTCTGTCTGGCACGGTCCGCTCGCGGTTTCCTGCCTCGGCCATGTGCAGCAGCCGATGATCGCGATAGAACGCCAGCCAGTTGTCGGTGCGCGGATTCGGCTGCGGCAATTGGCCGATCACGGTATCGCGGGTATAGCCGAAAGCCGGCTGCGGCCGGTCATGGAGTGCCGCCAGGATATCGGCGGCGTGCTCCTCGGTCCCCGCCGAGCCGACCGTGCGATCGCCCGCGATGAAGGCCATGATCAGCAGGTCGTCCTCGCCGAACAGCACGTCCGGCACCGGAACGATACCGTCGGCCGCGAGGTCGTCGAGCATCGAGCGTTCGACGGCCAGATGGTCGTTCAGGCGGCCGCGCCCGTGCTTCACGACGACGTGGCGACCATCCTGCAGCACCATTTCCTCGACGGTGACAGTCGAACCGCCCTGAAGGACCCTTCGCCGAACGGGGGCGGCACCAAGCGCCGCGTCGACCCGGACAGCGATGGACGCCGCCGCGGCGGTCATCCGCCGGCCGCTTCGTTGTTGGCCCGGCTTTCCCTGGCCACGGCGGCGATAACCGCATCGACACCCAGGTCGATCATGTCGAAGACGTCGTCAAAGCCCTCGTCGGCGCCGTACCAGGGATCGGGGATATCCAGCGCGGGCGCGTTGTCCACATAGGCCATCAGCAGCCGGGCCCGATCTTCGAGGCCTGGAGGCGCAAGCTGCTGCAGCGTTCGCACATGGCGCCGGTCCATGCCGATCAGCAGGTCGAAGGCGCGGAAATCATCGGCGCGGATTCGGCGCGCCGTCCGCCTGGGCATGACGACGCCCCGGCTTTCGGCAACCTGTGTGGATCGCGGGTGCGGCGGATTGCCCGATTCCTCCGACGAGGTGCCGGCGCTATCCACTTCGACGGTCAGCCCCTGCAGCGCCGCCTTGTGCCTGAAGATGGCCTCGGCCGTGGGCGACCGGCATATGTTGCCCGTGCAAACGAACAGGATGCGCATTTGTCTCTCGTTCTCCGGCGGTTGTGGTGCGGCCACTTCTCCCCTTAGCATGTTCGGGACTGGCGATGAACCCCGGCCCCCAATCCTGGAAACCGGATCAAATGACCCTGATCGACCGCTTGCCCGCCCCTGATGACCGGATCGTGATCCTGACCGGGGCCGGTATCTCCAAGGAGTCCGGCCTGGATACCTTTCGCGATGCCGACGGAATCTGGGCGCGGGTGCGCCTGGAAGACGTGGCGACGCCGGAAGCGTTCGCCGCCGATCCCGACCGCGTTCAGGCGTTCTACAACGATCGCCGCCGGATGCTGCGCGAGGCCGATATCCGTCCAAATGCCGCCCACGAGGCTCTCGCCCGGCTCGAAGCGGCATGGCCGGGTGAAGTCGTGGTAGTGACCCAGAATATCGACGATCTGCATGAACGCGCCGGAACGCGTGCGCTGATCCATATGCATGGAGAACTGCTGAAAGCCCGATGCATGGCGTGTGACGCGATCAACGTCCACATCGATGATCTCGGCGCCAGGACACCGTGTCCGGCCTGCACGGCGACCGGGGCGCTGCGGCCTCATGTCGTCTGGTTCGGGGAAATGCCGCTGGAGATGGAACGGATCGGCGATCTGTTGGGCGATTGTGGACTGTTTGTCGCCATCGGCACGTCGGGAACCGTCTATCCGGCAGCCGGGTTCGTGCAGGAGGCCCGGTTCCACGGCCGCGCACGCACGGTGGAGATCAATCTTGAGCCGTCCGAGGGGCACACGCTGTTCCATGACTGTCACCACGGACCCGCCGGAACACTGGTGCCGAGACTGGTCGGCGACCTGCTTGCCCATGCCAACCGATCGGACTGATCCGGCCCCGGATTTGGCCCCGGAGCAGACCCAGGATCAAATCCTGGAGCAGACCCTGGCGGCCGTCCGGGCCTGCCGCGTCTGCGCGGCCCATTTGCCTCACGAACCCCGGCCCGTGGTCCGGCTGGCGCCGACGGCGCGGATCCTCGTCATGGGGCAGGCGCCGGGGCGACGGGTCCATGAAACCGGCGTGCCATGGAACGACGCCAGCGGCGACCGGCTGCGCGACTGGATGGGGCTGGACCGCGATGCGTTCTACGATACTGCCGGCATCGCCATCGTCCCGGCGGGGTTCTGCTACCCCGGCACCGACGCACGCGGCGGCGATCGTCCGCCCCGCCCGGAATGCGCACCGCTCTGGCACCCGAGGCTCAAGGGCTTTCTGACCGAGATCCGGCTGACGATATTGGTCGGGTCGTATGCGCAACGACTGGAACTCGGCCGCGCCCGGCGGACGTCGTTGACCGAGACGGTTCGACGCTGGCGGGAATACGGCCCCGACGTCATCCCTCTGCCACACCCCAGTTGGCGCAATACTGCCTGGATTCGCCGCAATCCGTGGTTCGAGGCCGAATTGCTGCCGGAACTGCGGGCTCGCGTGCGCCAGCTTGTGCTCAATGAGCCTGGTGATCGTCAAGCATAGGCCACCGCACGGACCGTTTCTCTGGCGCCGGTGCCGGCCGGGCCGGTGGCGGCAGCAGTGGCGTCGGGTTCCAGAGCGCGGGCGGCATCCAGCAGTCGTCGCGTGATGTCCGACGCTGGCGACTGGAAAACCTGATGACGCGGCCCTTCTTCGATGATGGCGCCGTCGGCCATGACCGCGACCCGATCGCAGAGATGGGACACGACGGCCAGATCGTGGCTTATGAACAACAGGCTCAGGCCGCGCGCCGCTTGCAGATCGGACAGCAGGTTCAGGATCTGCGCCTGAACCGAAACATCGAGGGCGGAGACGATCTCGTCGCAGATCAGGAGATCGGGGCCGAGCGCCAGCGCGCGGGCAATGGTCACGCGCTGGCGCTGACCACCGGAAAGTTCCGCCGGATAGCGGTCAATCAGGCCCCGTGCCAGTCCGACTTCGTCCATCAGCCGGGCGATGGTCGGCGCCCGATCCGGTCCGGCATTCAAACCGTGTATATCCAGGGGCTCGGCCAACGCCTGTCTCAGCGACATCCGGGGGTTCAGCGCGCCATAGGCATCCTGAAAGACGTATTGAATTTGCCGTCGCAGGGCGCGGGAATAGCGGCCCGGATCGCGAATGCCCTGTCCTTCGAACGCCATCCGCCCGGACTGTGGTCTGACCAGCCCGACGATCGCTTTGGCGAGGGTGCTTTTGCCGCTGCCGCTTTCCCCCACGATGCCGACAATGCTGGACCGCGGCAGGGTCAGGTCGACATCCTCCACCGCCGTGATCGGTGGCGACAGCAGACCGCGGCCCGGATAGCGGACGGTCAGGCCGCGAACGGACAGGATGGCGGGCTCGTCGGCCGGGGCGCGGATCATCGTGTCCGGTCCCGGGGCCATCGATGGGAAGTCGTCGACCGTGTCGACCGTAGGCAGCCGGGGACGCCGGGTGTCGACCGTGGGGCTGCAGGCGACCAGCGCCCGCGTATAGGCGTCGTGCGGGGCGGACAGGATCCGGGAGACCGGGCCGCGTTCGACCACGGCGCCGGCGCGAAGAATGACGACATCCTGTGCCAGCCGCGACACGACCCCGAGGTCGTGCGAAATGATCAGGATGGCCATGCCGCGCATTTTCTGAATGCGCTGCAGGAGATCGAGGATCTGCGCCTGCACCGTCATGTCCAGGGCCGTCGTCGGTTCGTCCGCGATCAGCAGGTCCGGATTGCCGGACAGCGCCATGGCGATCATCACGCGTTGCTGCTGTCCGCCGGACAGTTCGTGCGGATAGCGTTGCTCGACGCCTTCCAGACCGCCCAGGCCGACTTCACCGAGCAGATTGCGGACAATGTCCTGCCGATCCCGGCGGCTTGTGTCGGCGGCTCGGGCCGCCTCGGCGATCTGGTTGCCGACGGTCATCAGCGGGTTCAGGGCGGCAGCGGGATCCTGGAACACGGTACCGATCCGCCGGCCCCGGATCCGGCGCAGGCCGGCGGGATCTAGTGTCAGGAGGTCATGTCCGCGAAACAACGCCTGTCCACTCATGGCGATGTCGCCATTCACCGATGTCAGCCCGATGATCGACATCGCCGTCATGGTCTTGCCGGAGCCCGATTCGCCGACCAGCGCCAGCGTCCCGCCGGGCGCGATTTCGAACGACACGTTTCGGACCGCCTGGATATGCTGGCCCTTCGTTTTCAGGGTGACCGACAGGTCGCGCACCTGAAGCAGCAATTCGTTCGTCATGTTCTTCTCAACCTCGGATCCATGAAGCGCTGAAGCATGTCGCTGGCGAGATTCGCCGCGACCACGGCAAGCCCGAGCCAGATGACGACGGCCTGGACGACGGGATAGTCGCGCCCCTGAACGGCCTGGAGGGTCATCGTGCCGAGACCGGAAAGTCCGAAGACGACCTCCATCGTGATGGCCCCGGTCAGGGCGCCGGCCATCAGCAGACCGGAAATGGCGACGACGACCGTGAAAGCGTTGGGCAGGATGTGAAAAACCACGATCCGCGCCCGGCTGATGCCCTTGGACCGGGCGGTTCGCACGAACTCCGCCCGGTCGGTATCGCGCATGTCCTCGTGCAGCATCTTGGCCAGCGTTCCGGCCGTGTCGGCGCCGAGTATCAAGGCCGGTACAACCAGATTGCCGATCGCCGGTATCCAGTCGAGCCAGACCGCGAACACGATCACACTGATGATGCCGATGGAGAAAGTCGGCATGGTGATCGACCAGATCGTGATGAACTCGACCAGAGCGACAAAAATCGATCGGGGGTAGATGCAGGCGAGCGTCGGAAGGGCGATGCCTACGGTCAGACCGACCAGCAGCGCCGTGCCGCCCAGGATCAGCGTCGCCGGCAGCGCCGTCATCAGCAGGTCGGAGATCGGTGTGCCGAAGCGGAGCGACGAGCCGAAATCGCCGCCAAGGATCATGCCCAGCCAGTCCGCGAACTGGGCCGGCCAGCCCCGGTCGAGGCCCAGATCCTCGCGCAGGACCGCCTGCTGGCCATAGGTCAGCGATCCTTCCAGTCCCAGAACGTCAACCACGTCGCCGGGTACCATCCGGATCAGAAAGAAGCTGAACACCACGATCGCGGAAGCGATCAGCAACGATCGGCCGAGATCCGAGGCGATGCTGACGAAAAGTTCGATCCTCTGCCGGTTCATAACGAAATCCTCCGTCGGGCGGGGTCGAAGCGTTGACGCAGGGCGTCGCCCACGATCGCCAGAGCGAAGGTCACGATGCTGAGCACCAGAATGGGCAGAAGCACCGCGTGCGGCGCGGCCTCGGTATAGTTGGTGGCGTTGGCGATCATCCGGCCCCAGGTCGGGGTTTCGGGGGACACACCAAGGCCGAGGAAGCTGAGTACCGACTCCAGAACGATGCAGCGGGGCAGGATGATGGCGAACTGCGTGATCAGGGCGCCAGCAATGTTCGGCAATACGTGAGCCAGGGCGATCCGAAGGCGGCTGGCGCCGAGCACGAAGGCTGCCGCCGTGTAGGGTCGCGCCATCTGCTGCTTATAGGTCGCACGTGTAATCAGTGCGAAATTCGGCGAGAACGATATGCCCAGCGCGATGATGACCGATGCTGCGCCCGGTTCGAACGCCGAAACGAACGCAAGGGCGAACAGGATGCCGGGCAGCGCCCGGATCAGGTCGATGCCCGCAAAGACGGCCGTTTCGGCGACGCGGCCAAGGGCCAGCGCCGCCAGCGCCGCCAGTCCGCCGATCGCCAGGGCGATCAACGCAGCACTGAACCCGAAAAAGAGGCTGAGCCGGGTCCCGACCAGGAGCCGGGAATAAATATCCTGGCCCTTGTCGTCAGTGCCCAGCCAATGATCGGCGTTCGGGGGCTCGTTCATCCGGATGCTGAACTGATAGGGATCGTGGGTCACCAGCAGCGGTCCGAATGCGACGACAAGCAGCGCGATCGACAGGATGCCCAGGCCCAGCCAGGTCACCGCCGGCAAGTCGGGGATACGCCGGCGGACATAAGAATCGATTGTGGTCGTAGCCATTTGTATCCCCCAACCTGTTCGGCGATTGCCGCTTACTGCGAGAGCCAGGCGAATGCCAGGCCGCCGTCCACGCGGTGGGCGGAGGTGTTGAAGGCGACCGTGAAGTCATTGACTTCGGAGCGAATGCCATATGCGGCCGGGGCATGGCCGAGAACGACGGTGTAGTAGTTGTCCATGATCCGTTGCCAGGCTTCGAGGTAGTGGCGGCGGCTCTCCTGAGGATCGGCGGTCGAAATCGCGTCGGTAATCATGGCGTCGAGTTCAGCGTCCTGCACACCGCCCCACAGGCCGGGGTTGGGGCCGTCGCTCATGAACCGCACGTAGCGCAGGAAGATGTCGTTCCGCGGCCCGGATCCGCCGGGGAAGATGTCCCAATCGTATTCCGACAGGCGGCGCTGGAAGCCAAGGTCGTCATAGGCGCGGTTGTCGATCTGGAACCCGAGCTGTTGCAGTGTCTGGACGACGGGTCCGGAAAGACGGGAATTCGGCTCGGAGACCATCTGCACCGTGACGGCCGAGGGGTCGACGCCTTCTTCCTCCAGAATTGCGCGTGCGCGATCAAGATCGGCCTCGCCATGCCGGTCTTCTGCTGCGATGGTTTCGTCGTAGTAGAAGCTGTCTTCCGTCACCATCTGATTGCTGTCGATGGCAAACCGGCCACTATGGATCGTCATCAGGGTCTTGCGATCCATTGCATGGGCGACAGCTTCGCGAACCCTGACATTGTCGAACGGCGGGTTCGGGTTCCGGTTGTTGAACGAGAGGAAGTACCAGCTCGTGTCGGCACGGAACTGAACACCGATCTCCGGGTCGTCCTCGGCGGCACTCACGGCGGACAGCGGGATGGTGGCGGCGTGGAAGTCGCCAGCGCGCAGGGCCAGGGAGGCGTCGGCGATCTCGCGGACGTCGAACACGACGCCGTCCAGATAGGGCTGGCCGTCCATCCAGTAATCATCGAATCGCTCGCCGACGATTTCCAGCTGTGGCACCCAGCTATCGAACGTGAACGGCCCCGTGCCGATCGGCTGTGTGATTGTTTCGTCCCAGCCCGGAGTTTCCGGCGCGATGATCCAGGCTTCGGCAATCAGGTTCAGGAATGGCGCGAACGGCTCCGACAGCGTAACGACAAAGGTCGTATCGTCGGGCGCTTCCATGCTGGCGACCTTGTCAAGGGCGCTCGTCAGCCAGCCGCCGGAAACCTCGCGTTTGATCCGCTCGAAATTGGCCAGAACATCGGCGGCGGTCATTTCCCGTCCGTTGTGGAACAGTACGCCTTCGCGAATGTCAAAGGTGTAGATCAGGCCATCGTCCGAGATCGTCCAGTTTTCGGCGAGCATGCCGCGCGGCTGCCCATCGGCCGAGATCGAGGTCAACGTTTCCACGAAGGGGTGCGTCAGGGAGATCGTCCCGGTATGACGGTGGAAATCCGCAGTATCCAGCGTGCCCCATTTCAGATGCATGGTACCGCCGTATTGGGGATCGTCGGCCAATGCGGTTGCGCTGCTCGCCACCAGAATGGTGGTCGCGGCCAAAGCCGCCTTGATCTGTCGGTTCATCATGAAGTCGGTCCTTGTTGTTGGGGTCCGGTGGAGCTTGAAGTCCCCGGTGGGTCAGTTGCGTGAAAGGGCCATGCCGTCCATTCCGTGGCGGGGCAGGCCCAGATGTCTGAGGATGGTCGGGGCGATATCGACCAGATGGCTGCGGCCGTATTCGATGGTTCCCGCAGCGAAGCCGCCCCCGTTGACGATCAGAAAGGGATGCCGTTCGAAGCGGCCGAGGCCGCCGTGGCTGCCGCGACCGACCGGTTTGCCGGGTTTGGCGCCCGAGACGCCCCCCGAGACGCACAGCGTGATGCGCCCCGGAACGCCATTCCCGTTGGGGGCTTCGTCGCGCGCCATGGCAAAGGCGATCTGAAGTCCGGCTTCCGGCGCCTGGCCCAGTGGGCGCATCGCGTCGCCGACGAATACCTCGGCAATAGCCGGGTGATCGGCAAGAAAGGCCGCCACCCGGTCGCGCCGCGCCAATCCTTCACCGGCCATGTAGACCAGCCCGCTGCCGCCTTGCGGTGCGACCACCACCTCGGTGGAGTCGGCATGGTCCTTGAGGCCCGCCCCGACAAGCAGATCGTCGACGGCGACATGGGCCATCACCGTTTCCTGGCCGTGATCGGACGCGACGATGAAAAGTACGTCCTCTCCCTGAGCCCTTAGTGCTTCGACCGCGTCGCGGGCTTCGGCAAAGCAGGCGTCGGCGGCGGCGATTCCCGCCAGATGGGTGGTGGAGCCGAGCGCGTCGGCGTGCATCGAGAGGTCGGGATCGGACAGCCACAGCACGCTGAGCGCCGGTCCGCCGCGAACGATGGCGCGGCCGCACATCCAGCGGGTCAGATCCCGATCTCCGGCGGCATCGTGGCTCACGATCGGGGCTTCATCGGCCGTCAGTGGCCGTCCGCCCGGCCCGAAGGCGCCGGCGCGATGCACGACTTCGCCGAAGTGGTCGGGGTCGTGGAAATAGGCCGCGCCCGGGGACACATTCGATGCGATGACGGCGCCGCCGTGATTGGCCAACCGTTCGGCCAGCGTCGGAACCCGCAGCGTTCTCCCGAATGCCTCGCGCATCTTTCCGCGGAAGGCCGGATCGCCGACATCGTGAATCCTTACGCCACCGGCCTCCGGCAGCCCCATCATGTTGCCATGCAGCCCGTGGGTTGCCGGCCAGCAGCCGGTCGCGATCGACGCCGCGCTGGCCCGCGTCGCTGATGGGAAGATGGCTGTATGGTTGCCAAAACGGCGGCTCTCTGCGCTGAATGCCGCGATCTCGGGGCAATAGTCGGGCGTGACGAAATCGGCACGATGGCCGTCGCAGATCAGGAGCACGACGCGCCGGTTGCTTCGGGTTTCGGCGATCATGCGACCACTCCATTCAATGCGTAATCGAAGATGTCATAGGTCCACAGGCCGCCTGATGCGCGGGCGGCATACGACGCGGTGACCGGGTGTGAGAGCAGAAAGGGAACCGCCTGTTCCGCCGGCCCGCCATGGGATCGCAGCCGTTGTCCTGCCAACTGAGACAGGTCGTGGTCCGCTGCGCCCGCGCCCAGCGCGACACCTTTTTCGGCGAACACGACGACGTCGGCTTCCTCTGCCAACGGCAGGTCGAACCGGTCGCATGCGTCGGCGCCGACCACGGCGGCCTCGATGCCGGGCACGTCCTGAAG
This window encodes:
- a CDS encoding ABC transporter permease, with product MATTTIDSYVRRRIPDLPAVTWLGLGILSIALLVVAFGPLLVTHDPYQFSIRMNEPPNADHWLGTDDKGQDIYSRLLVGTRLSLFFGFSAALIALAIGGLAALAALALGRVAETAVFAGIDLIRALPGILFALAFVSAFEPGAASVIIALGISFSPNFALITRATYKQQMARPYTAAAFVLGASRLRIALAHVLPNIAGALITQFAIILPRCIVLESVLSFLGLGVSPETPTWGRMIANATNYTEAAPHAVLLPILVLSIVTFALAIVGDALRQRFDPARRRISL
- a CDS encoding ABC transporter substrate-binding protein encodes the protein MMNRQIKAALAATTILVASSATALADDPQYGGTMHLKWGTLDTADFHRHTGTISLTHPFVETLTSISADGQPRGMLAENWTISDDGLIYTFDIREGVLFHNGREMTAADVLANFERIKREVSGGWLTSALDKVASMEAPDDTTFVVTLSEPFAPFLNLIAEAWIIAPETPGWDETITQPIGTGPFTFDSWVPQLEIVGERFDDYWMDGQPYLDGVVFDVREIADASLALRAGDFHAATIPLSAVSAAEDDPEIGVQFRADTSWYFLSFNNRNPNPPFDNVRVREAVAHAMDRKTLMTIHSGRFAIDSNQMVTEDSFYYDETIAAEDRHGEADLDRARAILEEEGVDPSAVTVQMVSEPNSRLSGPVVQTLQQLGFQIDNRAYDDLGFQRRLSEYDWDIFPGGSGPRNDIFLRYVRFMSDGPNPGLWGGVQDAELDAMITDAISTADPQESRRHYLEAWQRIMDNYYTVVLGHAPAAYGIRSEVNDFTVAFNTSAHRVDGGLAFAWLSQ
- a CDS encoding alkaline phosphatase family protein, translated to MIAETRSNRRVVLLICDGHRADFVTPDYCPEIAAFSAESRRFGNHTAIFPSATRASAASIATGCWPATHGLHGNMMGLPEAGGVRIHDVGDPAFRGKMREAFGRTLRVPTLAERLANHGGAVIASNVSPGAAYFHDPDHFGEVVHRAGAFGPGGRPLTADEAPIVSHDAAGDRDLTRWMCGRAIVRGGPALSVLWLSDPDLSMHADALGSTTHLAGIAAADACFAEARDAVEALRAQGEDVLFIVASDHGQETVMAHVAVDDLLVGAGLKDHADSTEVVVAPQGGSGLVYMAGEGLARRDRVAAFLADHPAIAEVFVGDAMRPLGQAPEAGLQIAFAMARDEAPNGNGVPGRITLCVSGGVSGAKPGKPVGRGSHGGLGRFERHPFLIVNGGGFAAGTIEYGRSHLVDIAPTILRHLGLPRHGMDGMALSRN